ctactactactactacgactactatcactactactactacaattactactactactactactacaactatcaccactactacaactatcactactacgactactatcaccactactatcaccactactactactactacaactattactactacaactatcagCACTACGACTACAACTATCAGCACTAcgactactactatcactactactactatcactactactatcacgactacgactactactatcactactactactactatcacgacgactactactactacaactatcaccactactactacgactacaacTATCACCACTACGACTATCACGACTACTACTATCAcgactacgactactactacaactatcacCACTACaactatcaccactactactactactacaactatcaccactactactacaactatcaccactatcactaccactatcactaatattaccactactactactactactactatcaccactactactactactatcaccactactacgactactatcaccactactactacaactattactactacaactatcacCACTACGACTACAACTATCACCACTACGACTACAACTATCACCACTAcgactactactatcaccactactactacgactactatcaccactactacaactattactactactacgactactatcactactactactactacgactactatcactactactacgactactactactacgactatcaccactactactactactacaactattactactattactactatcaccactactattactactatcaccactactattactactactactacaactatcaccactactactacaactatcactactactactatcacgaCTACTACGACGAcgactactacaactacaactatcACCACGACGACTACTACAACTATCACCACTACAACTATCCCTACaactatcaccactactactactactactacaactattactactacaactatcagcactacgactactactatcactactactatcacgactactactatcactactactatcacgactactactaccactactactactatcacgactactactactacgactactactactactactactactacgactacaactatcaccactactactacgactacaacTATCACCACTACGACTACTACTATCACGACTACTACTATCACGACtatcacgactactactactacaactatcaccactactactacaactacaactatcaccacgactactactactactatcaccactactactacaactatcaccactatcactaccactactattaccactactactactgctactactactacgactactatcaccactactactactactatcactactactactactatcaccactactactactgctactactactacgactactatcaccactactactacaactattactactacaactatcacCACTACGACTACaactatcaccactactactacgactacaactatcaccactactactacgactacaacTATCACCACgactactatcaccactactactacaactactatcaccactactactacgactactatcaccaccactactacgactactatcactactactacgactactatcactactactactacgactactattactactatcacctactattactactactactactacaactattactactactactacaactatcaccactacgactactactatcactactactactatcacgaCTACTAcgacgactactactactacaactatcacCACGAcgactactacaactacaactatcACCAcgacgactactactactacaactatcacCACTACAACTATCCCTACaactatcaccactactactgctactaccactaccactattactactactatcacaaccactatcaccactactactactactactactactactatcactactaatATCACCACTACCggtactactgctaccactactactgccaccactactactactgctaccaccactactactatcaccaccactattactactactactatcactaccactattactactactatcaccactaccactacaactatccctactatcactactaccactatcaccactatcactacttctatcaccactactactactatcaccaccactattactactactatcactaccattatcactactactattactactatcactactactactactactatcactactactaatATCACTATCACCACTACcggtactactactaccactactactaccaccactactactatcaccaccactattactactactactatcactaccactatcactactactattaccactgtcactactatcaccactaccactacaactatccctactatcactactacgactatcactaccactatcaccactaccaacactatcaccactactactactattaccactactactatcactaccactattactactactactactatcactaccattattactactactactatcaccactactacaactactatcactactactatcaccactactaaTATCACTATCACCACTACcggtactactactaccactactactgctaccaccactactgctaccaccactactactatcaccactactactaatctcagcaaaaaataaatgtccacttTTCAGGACCatatctttcaaagataattcgtaaaaatccaaataacttcacagaccttcattgtaaagggtttaaacactgtttcccatgcttgttcaaggAACCATAAGCATTTAATGAAcatacacctgtggaacggtcgttaagacggTAGGCATTTAAGGTCAGttttgaaaacttaggacactaaagaggactttctactgactctgaaaaacaccaatagaaagatgcccaggatgctcatctgcgtgaacgtgccataggcatgctgcaaggaggcaacaacacctgcacaggatcggtacatccgaacatcacacctgcgggacaggtacaggatgacaactgcccgagttacaccaggaacgcacaatccctccatcagtgttcagactgtccgcaagaggctggactgaaggcttgtaggcctgttgtctggtgaggacctgccttacatcaccggcaacaacgtcacctatgggcacacacccaccgtcgctggaccagacaggactggcaaaaagtgctcttcactgacgagtcgcagttttgtcttaACATGggggatggtcggattcgcgtttatcatcgaaggaatgagcgttacatcgaggcctgtactctggagcgggattgatttggaggtggagggtcagtCGTGGTCTGGGGGCgttgtcacagcatcatcagactgagcttgttgtcattgcaggcaatctcaacgctctGCGTTGCAGGGAAGACGACATCCTCCCTCATGTCAggatgaccctccagcatgacaatgccaccagccatactgttcgttctgtgtgatttcctgcaagacaggaatgtcagtgttctgccatggccagcgaagagcccggatctcaatcccattgagcacttttgggacctgttggatcggcgggtgagggctagggccattccccctagAAATGTCCAGGATCTTGCAGGtgctttggtggaagagtggggtaacatctcacagcaagaactggcaaatctggtgcagtccataatGCAGCTGTtgtacaccagatactgactgttacttttgattttgaccccccctttgttcagggacacattattcagtttctgttagtcacatgtctgtggaacttgttccgtttatgtctgttgttgaatcttatgttcatacaaatatttatatgttacgtttgctgaaaataaacgctgtTGACAGTGAAAGGgagtttcttttttgctgagtttactacaATTATCACCACTACTAGtagcactactactactactatcaccactactagtactactattaTCACTACTATAACCACTATTGGTTCTATTGCTATCACTATTACAATTATCACCACTGCTATCACTACTACTAGTAGCaccactactagtactactattaTCACCACTAGTGGTACTACTACTATCACGatcactagtactactactatcaccactattattatcaccactatcaccactactaccactattgtTTCTTCTACTAGtatcatcactactactatcagCACTACCATTACAACTACTATTGTTTATATTATTACTACTAGTAGCACTCACTACTTCTGGTACTACTACTATCACCGCTTCTggtgctactactattactagaAATATTACTATCGCCACCACTAATATTATACTATCATCACTATTACTATTATACTGTCACCACTACTTctattattactattactatcaccactactactactacaaccactatTGTTTCTATTACTATCACTActagtagcactaccactatcacAATTACTAATACTAGCACTACTACCACTAGCACCATTACTACTATTACACTACTGCTAGCATCACTACTAATagcaccactactactaccactactattattactactactactagcatcATTACTACAACCACTACACTTGTTACTATTACTAtggtcactactactactatcaccaccaccactattagtatcactactactactgcgtGAATGCGTCGGGGAAGTATACATCCATTGTTTTACAGGTATTCAAGGTTGTTTACATATGTCTTGAGACTGCATGTCCTCTTTTCTCTCACACTGTCTCGCTTTTTCTGTCTCCCTCTTCAATCCTCTGTCCCTCCCAAACTCTGTTTTGTATGTAGGCTGATGATTATGATTTCTCATCAAAATATCTAATCTAAACCCTGTGCATTTGCCTGCAGTTAAGCAGATTGAAAAGAAACATCTCAAgccttctcccctctcccaccATGCAGAGGCCGTGGCACGAGTACGAGCACAACTTTCAGATCATGTACAAGGTGGGTATGGGCCACAAGCCCCCCATCCCAGAGAAGCTGTCCACAGAGGGGAAGGATTTCCTGGGTCACTGTCTGGAGAGCGAGCCCAAACAACGCTGGACTGCCAGTACACTGCTAGACCACCCATTCGTCAAGGTCAGAAACATTACATAAAAACATTGGACGTAGAGGTACTATAATGTGTACTAGATTGGCAAAACATGCATAAACACACGCACATACAGTTCAGTGCAAGGGAAGAGTGCATGTATGCAGAAACAGTCACATGGTAGTCTAGATTAAATGTGAAAAGGGGAATTTGGAGATCACATGTGAAGACTAACCTACAGCTCATTTATGTTGTCTTTCATTCCTAGGTTTGCACAGATGAAGAGTGAGTGAGGGGGAACGAACCCTGTGGCTGTCACGTTTACAAACTATAGCACTACTGTACATGATGTTGGCCAGAGACTGGACACAGCCAGATAGAGGGGCTTTGGACACAAGAAGAGGGACTTGTGAACATAGGAAACAGGAAGTGATAACTGCAGGCACATGGAGCTAAACTGAGGAACTCTTATGACATCATTTAAGATGGAtcacctgggtcgtgttcattaggcacctgTTCAATTAGAACAGcttgttttagttttgtctttgaATTTTTTTTGGCTACGTTGtgtcctaatgaacatgaccctgtagTCGAGTGACAGGTCTTGCATTTTCTGGAAGGGGATAGAGGGGAATGTATTGCATTGTACATACTATAATAATAGGATTGGTTCATTGGATCCTTCCTTGTATAAACAATATTGTAAAGCTTGAGTAATAAAAATAGCCACATCTTGTTCTCTCACTGGTGAAGATCAGGGAAGACATTTTAAAGAAATGGGGGGGAAATAACAAAGCTATGTCACTTTTCTTTTAACTGTTCCCCCTTTCAGTGAGTCAAGTAAGGGACAGTTAAGCGATCTTAGATCAATTCAGATATCTGGGTCTCGTTCAGTAGACAAACGTTGTGGAACATTGCAGCTAGAAATGtcgaggcatgtttgttctacaatGTTGTGGCCTTCTGAACTTGCCCCAGGTTTGGTCGAGGTAGATATTGTCTTGCCTTTCCTCATTGCACAGAAGCAGGGGATGCTGCATCTGTAAGAAACTATTTCCACGCAAACATGCAAATTAACTTAACACTCAAAGGGTGTGGGGAGTCCAGGAaggaaacattttattttaaaatatatatatttttgccttGCTAAGGAGAGGATTCCATTGGTAACATGTGGGGCTTAAGCCtattgtgcatcccaaatggcaccctattctctatatagtgcactacttttatggTCCTGGTCaatatagtagtgcactatataaggaagaGTGTGCCATTTGGGTGCAGGGGATGTGGGTGGGGTTCTATAGGTTTCAGGCATGGATTGATGGTGTGCCCTGATTGGACAGCTGGCGCATATCCAACCAATAAGAGAAGACAAAGTTGCACGCTCACTCCCTGCTGCTGAACACATACATTCTGGTCCTCTGCTGCTCTTTGTGTTTGCtatgtacaaacaatattaaTAAATCTTTTTTTAAGAAATGTGTGTCATGACCTAAAGTTAGATTCAAACATGGCATAGTAATGTTGAAACAGGATCTTTAAAATAGAAGGGATTGCACATACACATCAATCTAAAGTGGTCTCTGGTGTTTTTTACAGCTTTCATTCTTTGGTCTTTATTACAGAAAAAATGTGATGCATGCAAATAAACATTGTCCATTCACATATCAAATCACAACTAATAAAAGTGCATTTAACAAAGTCACAACAGTGCCAATTTTAGTCACGCATCTTGAACAACCTGGATGCATGCCCTGAACGTATCTGTGCTTTGTATAGGTTCAGTACATTCCCATGTATCGACAAGATGAAGACGGTCACATTAGACTGCCATTAGCAGACAGGTGTGCCCTCAAAAGACTTAAGCACCAGTCAACCCTGTCTTATCCTGTTTGAATTGACTTCAATGCTATCCCTGACCAGTTACCAAGTATTTCTTGGAATGAATTTTTAACTGTTTGAGGTGAACTGTGCTGTAGTTATCAGATTAGTAATGTGAGTGACGCTCTGGTGCCAGCAAGAAATCAATCTTGCAATTGTAAATTGAACTTGGTTGAAGTTTTAAAAAAGGTCATCCCCTCATTTGTTGTTCAGTGGGACCCCATAGCTGGAGCTTCTCTTAACCTCAGTCTGTCCAATCATCCAGCGCCCACCGACTGACACTGAGAATAGAAAGGAAAGCGACTTGAACATACTGTATGCTGAGGGTCATGTTACAGCATCCAGTAGATGTTTGTCAATGGAATTAGTGAGATAAGGGCTAGTACCAATGCATTTACAGACATGCTCATGACAAGGCATAAAATATAATTTACTACTTTCCAAGCTCTTGATCAGTATCAGACTTGGTTGCTGCCTTTTAAATATTTGGACAAAGATTAGATGGTTAATAATGGCTAAGTTTAGGGAGAAGGTACAAATAAGTACACCTTGGGATCAATTCAATCCGTAGTGCAAGTTAAAGGCAATGTGACTGCATTCAAGGTAAACACTACATATGATGGTTCAACcgtaaattacctttaaatgtcaatcGCACTACAACGCAGATCTTCCGCGGCACAGATTGAATCGAGACCCTTATCGTCAAAGTTATCCTGGTTGGTGACTTTTGCAACACATTTGGCTCGGGGGCCACTAGTTGATCAAATATACCAATGACACACAcctgcagtgcagaaagcaactgtGGCCAGGATGCTGAGAATAGACCCAGAGTTGACCAGCTGGACCAGGAGGAGGCAGAGGGGGTATAGAAGAAGGCAGGTCCAGCCCAGCCAGTTGATCAGGGCCCAGGGTCTGCATGGTGGGGTAACTTTGGGGCCTGGGAAACACCCTGTCTGGCTGTAGTCCTCCTGGAACTTGTCCTGGAACAACAATACATGACCACATCGATTATCTTACAAACAGGAGCATAGACAACTGGCTTCACAGCCATGACCATAAAAAAGTGGGAAGGGAGGGGTGTTTTTTATGAACTGTATGTCTCTGATCTTGTCTATATCATGTATTTTTGTAGTGGATCTCTTAACACAGTGCAATTAAGTATTATGAGGTACTATCTAATTTCATCTAACCAGGGCAATTTTACATCAGTTACTGTACAAATGGGTCAGATTGATGAAAGTGTTTGGTGCAATGTTTGTGAATTAAACATTGGGGACAGAACAACGTTAAGAGTAGGTATGGACATTAAGATATTGTAAATGAAGAGAGTTTTAGCTTTGTCCTTGGCGCTTACTGTCCTCCAAAGATCTGGCTGCTCAAAAATAAAGCTCCCCTTTCATTCcacttcatctctctccctccttcctggATGAATAGAAGTCTTTGAGGTCTACAAAGGAAAGACTGTACTGATCTAAAAGGAGACATGTAGGCCTGTCACCACTATCCATAAAGGTTGACTACCTACTCACACTAGAACCAGGACATAAACTGTCTAAGTTCCAATAGTCTTGTTTAATAGGAACTTCTTGTTCTTGTAGAATGATCACAAGCATTCAATGCAGACAACTTCAGTGGCAACCTGTTCAATGCATGAGTACTGTGAATAGGACTATAGCTGCGTTTACAAagtcagcccaattctgatcttttgtccAATTATTGGTCTTTTGACAAATCAGATCAGATCATTTGCccataattgggcaaaagatcataaTTGAGCTGCCTGTGCAAACAGGTAACAATTCCCTGTGCAATGTACTGTACTATTGGAAACTCACTCAGTTCCAACTGCTAACTCCTCAACAGGACTGAGAATGTCTGTACGTAGTACACGTCTGTGAATAACAGACAAAGCACCATCTAATCTTATCCATTTGGGCTGGGCATCGTTAAAGACGCATGACACTataataatcaaatcaaaatgaatCTAACAGGGGCCAAAGGGCCATTTTACATCAgttaatgtactgtacatatggGTCGGATTGTGCAAGTGATCGAAGAAAGTGTTTGGTGTAATGTTTGAATTAAACATTGGCGACAAAACAAAGTTATAATTTAAGGGTGAAGAGTAGGTACTGACATGAAGATAAAGTATAAATTAAGAGAGTTTAACTTGTCCTTTGTGTTGTATCCCTTAATGAACAAATAGATGCAAACTGCACCTTGTACAAATACTTAGTTAGTAAATTTGTCCCATAGTGAATTGTAATCCCTCTCCCCAATAAGAACACCTTTTCCTGGTAGAGTTTATGAAGCCAGGCAGAACACTCGGCCTCATCCTCTGGTATGGACTCCAGTGGGATTCTCCTAGAGACAGAAATGTAGAAGGAAACATTTCTTTTAGCTGTCCAATTCAATTCAAAATAACTTTATGGTCCAGTACAAACAAAACAGTCCAATAAGACAATATATGGGCCTTGAGATCAGTGAGTTATGCCTCTAACCATTGGCTCTTCCAGGTCCCACTCATAGCACTTGCCCAACTTGCGATAGAAAATGCAGGTTTAAAATGAATTCATATTATCCATACCTTACATATAAATCTGGATGATACTTTTCCCCATTGAGAACCCCCAACAAGGTTGGAGTTTCGTTGTTTCTGAAATTTAATGTACAACAGTACACCGCAGCAACTAAAGGGGTAACAGAGAAAAACAAAAAGTTGAATGGCACCGGTCTTCAtccaaaatatttaaaaaataatacttAGATATTCACTCATGAGCAGGGTTGTACGGAAGAGTATTAACCTAGTctgttgcacaactgaatgcgttTCCCGCATTTAacctaacccctctgaatcagagaggtgcggggggctacCTTAATCAATGTCCACATCATCGGCACCCAGGGAGCAGCTGTTGctgagggttaactgccttgttcgagGGCAGAACATCAGATGTTCACACCTTGCTGGCTCTGGGACtcaaccagcgacctttcggttattggcccaattCTCTTAACCGGAGGACTACCTGCCGCTCCCATATTAGGGCCAAgtgaagagagaaaaaaatagcTTGTGGTGGTAATTGCACGGATAGTTCTTCAAACAAGTAGCAATATTTCGAGAATAAAGTGGCGATAATTAGAGAATAAAGTGGCAATATTTAAAGAATAAagccaatattttttttttataaagttGACATTTTGAGAATAATATTGCAGTTATATTTCAAGATTATAGTAGTAGATTATAGTGGGGGATTACAGTAGTAGATTATAGTAGGGGATTATAGTGGGGGATTACAGTAGTAGATTATAGTAGGGGATTATAGTGGGGGATTACAGTAGGGGATTATAGTAGTAGATTATAGTAGGGGATTATAGTAGTAGATTATAGTAGGGGATTATAGTAGGGGATTATAGTAGGGGATTATAGTGGGGGATTATAGTGGGGGATTACAGTAGTAGATTATAGTAGGGGATTATAGTAGGGGATTATAGTAGGGGATTATAGTAGGGGATTATAGTAGGGGATTATAGTGGGAGATTATAGTAGTAGATTATGGTAGGGGATTTGGTTAACTGCATGTCTGCCTTGCTCCCTGTTGCTGTGCACGCCACCGTGGCACAACCTCTTCCAGGTCCTAATATTTATAATAATGTGGTTATTATGTTCTAAAAGAGCAAGGATTTCCTTGTTACTAAAGGCAATTCTAAAGTATAGTTTCACCAGTCATCTCAGGCATTTCAACGGTGGTGCGCACAGCAACAGGGAGCCAGGAAGGCATGCAGTTAATAACCAAATACAACTACGACTTTATTCTCGAAATATTGCCCCTTTATTCTCAAAATATTGCTTCTTTCTAATTAAAATATTGCCACTTTATTTACAAAATTGTATTTTGAATATTCccgaaaatgtatttaaatgtatttatacgTATTTAAATTTAAACGAAAGTATTTAAAGTTTTTAAAATACTATCTGTGCAAACCAGTACCACCACCCATCACTTATTTATTTTTCCTCTTCACTTGGCCCTAATACTCCTCTGTAgtgttgggtaggttactttctaaatttAATCCGTTACAGATACTAGTTACCTGTTCAAAATTACAATCAGTAacaatctgattactttcagttacttttggactactttccccttaagaggcattcaaagaagacaaaaaggatccatcaaatgttttggtgtgtcatcatagtggtctctgacttgtggtcagactcgctcaggtggaacaaacttaaacttgcaccttttttaaatgctgaattgaatattattgagaaaacagaaagttGTCAATTCATTTTTTCACAAACATCCTTTCGGAATTTAAAAGTaatatagttttttttaaagtatctgattacaatatttttgttgGAACCCTAACAGATTACAGTTTttatgtaatcagattacatgtaattaGTCACTCCTCAACCCTGCTCATGAGTCTGACGTGTAGCGTTTGGTCATTCTGGAGCTCTACAGGGTTCCGCACCTGTCCCCCTGAGGTTCTGGACGGCTACCCAGAAACCCTTGGTCCTGGGCAGGAGGTGGTGTTTGAGTTTGGGCAGGCTTTTCTTCTCTGCCACCTCCATACTGACCCGATGCTTCTCCTCTGTGAAGCGTGTTCCCTCACAGTGGAGCAAGAACTGGCACACAATTAGAGATTCGCTGTAGCATCAAAACTGTGTTTAGATTTACCAACGAACCTGCATGCTCATGTTTACAAGGTGAGTATCATTATATTCTCACATTGTTATCCTTCCTAGACTCGTGACATATTATTGGTTGTGTCAATCAATGCAATCTTTTAGATGAACAACCAAACTGCATACTCATGTTAGTTGTGAAGAAAGCTggaataaaaaatttaaaaagacGTCACATCCTCTCATGAACTATACATGTCTTAATCAACGTTGGACTATTAAGTGTCATtactgattgactgattgattaaTTACTTTACtagttgattgg
The nucleotide sequence above comes from Salvelinus namaycush isolate Seneca chromosome 35, SaNama_1.0, whole genome shotgun sequence. Encoded proteins:
- the agpat4 gene encoding 1-acyl-sn-glycerol-3-phosphate acyltransferase delta; translation: MGLIQWLKGQFLCHLVICYGFFVSGLLINLLQICTLPLWPINKQLARRINCKLGYSLTSQSVALLEWWSGTEVTLYTDPENYRLYGKENAIVVLNHNFEIDFLCGWTFCDRFGVLGASKCLAKKELSYLPVIGWMWYFLEMVFIKRKWEEDKRNFVQSLQNLRDYPENFWFLLHCEGTRFTEEKHRVSMEVAEKKSLPKLKHHLLPRTKGFWVAVQNLRGTVAAVYCCTLNFRNNETPTLLGVLNGEKYHPDLYVRRIPLESIPEDEAECSAWLHKLYQEKDKFQEDYSQTGCFPGPKVTPPCRPWALINWLGWTCLLLYPLCLLLVQLVNSGSILSILATVAFCTAVSVGGRWMIGQTEVKRSSSYGVPLNNK